A portion of the Cellulophaga algicola DSM 14237 genome contains these proteins:
- the rluF gene encoding 23S rRNA pseudouridine(2604) synthase RluF: MSDTTPTRINKYLSEVGYCSRRAADKLIDQGRVTINGKVPEMGTKITAADEIRVDGELIGKPKGKHTYLAFNKPVGIVCTTDTGVEKDNIIDFINYPKRIFPIGRLDKPSEGLIFLTDDGDIVNKILRARNNHEKEYIVSVNKPINSDFLRQMSSGVPILDTVTRPCKVERIDKYTFSIILTQGLNRQIRRMCDHLEYRVKRLQRVRIMNVELDLEVGKYRDLTEAELSEINRLVEASAKTHD, from the coding sequence ATGTCAGACACTACTCCTACACGAATTAATAAATATTTAAGCGAAGTTGGTTACTGCTCAAGACGCGCTGCCGATAAGCTTATTGATCAAGGCAGAGTAACCATCAATGGTAAAGTTCCTGAAATGGGGACCAAAATAACTGCTGCCGATGAAATTCGCGTAGATGGTGAATTGATAGGTAAACCTAAAGGTAAACACACCTATCTTGCTTTTAATAAACCTGTAGGGATTGTGTGTACTACAGATACCGGTGTAGAAAAAGATAATATTATCGACTTTATCAACTATCCAAAACGTATTTTTCCTATTGGCCGATTAGACAAACCATCTGAAGGTTTAATTTTTCTAACAGATGATGGCGATATTGTCAATAAGATTCTACGGGCACGAAACAATCACGAGAAAGAATATATTGTATCGGTCAATAAACCTATAAATTCTGATTTCTTGCGACAAATGAGTAGCGGGGTTCCTATACTAGACACAGTGACCAGACCTTGTAAAGTAGAACGAATAGATAAATATACCTTTAGTATTATTTTGACGCAAGGACTAAACCGACAAATTAGAAGAATGTGCGATCATTTAGAGTATCGCGTAAAACGCTTACAACGGGTTAGAATTATGAATGTAGAGTTAGATTTAGAGGTAGGGAAATACCGCGACCTTACAGAAGCTGAGCTCTCTGAAATTAACCGTTTAGTAGAGGCTTCTGCTAAAACACACGATTAA